Genomic DNA from Hymenobacter jejuensis:
CGAATCGGCGAAGCTGTGCGTGCCGTAGCTTTTGCGCAGTACTACCCGGCCTTTGCGAGCCACCAATACTTCGCAACCCGGAAATGCCTTAGCCGCAAGCGCCTGATTCATAAGCGAATCGACACGCAGCTCGAAGTTGGGGTTCATGCCGGCATCTTCGGGGTAGCCGTAGCTCAGACGAATGCCACCTTTTGTGACCAATCCATAACCGTTTGTGTATCTGTCAGTTACGGAAACCGGCAATTTGCCCACCGCCGAGATGCCGCCGAAGATGATTTCGGCCGTTACGTCCTGCGCGTTTTTGCTTTCCTGATAGGCCAGCACCACAGCGTCGGCGCGTTCCAAATCGCGGATTTTAGCCACTGCATACGCGTTGCCAAATACGCTCACGATCACCTTTTGCTTCTGACCGGTGAGCTCGCGAAGCAGGATGTTGGTTTCGGGCGTCACGCCGAAGTTGGTGGCGGGCAGGCGGCCCAAGTTATTAATCCCGATCAGGAGGGTGTTGTACGGCTTCAGCGTTTCACGCATTTGCGTCAGCTCGTTCAGCGTTGCCGTCGCCGACAGCCAATAGTGGTGCACCGTGGCATAGTCGGCGGCCATACGCTGAAAATCGGTGGTATCGCGCGTGCCAATGGTGAGCGTAGCAATGCGCAGGGTATCAAGGCGTTGGAGCGGTAGCAGATCCTTCTGGTTGCGCAGCACCGTTACCGATAGCTCCGATAGCTTGTGCGTGAGGTAGTTGGCATGCGACGTGTTGAGGTCTTGGTAAAGATTCTTAAGCTCGATGGGCTTGTAGTGATCCAGTCCGGCCCATTGCTTGAGCGCCAGCACTTTGCGGCAGCGCGCGTCGATGTCGGCCTGGCTCAGCTCTTTGCGGTTGATGGCTTCGCGCACCATCTTGAGTGCTAATGGGATGTTCTTGGAGAACTCCAACACGTCGTTGCCCGCAATCAGGGCCCGCACGTCGGCGTCGCCGGGCGGGTACTTGCTGATCACGCCCTTCATGTTCATGGCATCGGTAAAAACGACGCCTTCAAATCCCATTTTCTGCTTCACCATGCCCGTCACGATGGGTTTGGAAAGGGTAGAAGGCATGCCGGTGCTGTCGAGGGCCGGAATATTGAGGTGCGCGATCATGATGCCACCGAGGCCGCGACGCATCAGGTTGCGGAACGGGAAAATCTCGAGCGTGTCGAGGCGGCGCTGATCTACGCGAATCAGGGGCAGCGCCAAGTGCGAATCGGTGTCGGTGTCGCCGTGGCCGGGAAAATGCTTGGCTACGGCCAGCACGCCTGCGTCCTGCATGCCCTTCATGTACTGGTAGCTTTTCGCGGTCACGTTTTCGCGGTTTTCGCCCCACGAGCGGTAGCCGATGACCGGGTTAGCGGCGTTGTTGTTCACGTCCACGACCGGCGCAAAATTGACGTGCATGCCGGTGCGCTTAAACTGCCGCGCGATTTCCTGGCCCATGTCGTACAAAAGCTGCGTATCGCGCACGCCGCCCATGCTCATCTGGTACGGAAAGCGCGTGGTGCTGTCGAGGCGCATGCCCAGGCCCCATTCGGCGTCCATGGCGACCAGCAACGGCACTTTTGCCTGGCTTTGGTAGCGGTTCAGTAGCTTCGACTGGCGCACCGGTCCGCCCTGAAAAAAGATCAGGCCCCCAATGCCGTATTGTTGGATCAGTGTCGATACCGAATCCTCGTCGATGCGGGTTTTGTTGGAATACGCCGCCACCATAAACAGCTGCGCCACCCGTTGGTCGGGCGTGAGCGTAGCCATCACCGAATCGACCCAACGCGATTTGGTCAGCTGCGCCGCGAACGGCACCGGGCCGTTCTTCGGCTTGGCAGCCGCAGATTTTGATTTTTTTGTATTTGACTTATAATTAGATACTTGCCTTTTGGCTACTGCCTCCGAAGAGTGCCGATGCACAGCGGCATGATGGGCCGCCGTGTGCGTTGTTTTCTTCTTTTTAGGGTGCTTTTTGTGCCCTTGTGCCGAGCCAGCGGCCGGATGAAGAAGCAGGATCAAAAGCAGGAATAGCGGAAAATTTCGGAGCGTCAGCAATTTGGAAGGTAGCTTTCAAAGACGAGTGATTTGCGAAAATACGGTAACCGCAGAAGTATTGCCGCAACTTATCTCAGCGGCGGTTTGGGTAGGGCCGTAATCATGGGCCGAAGCGGCTACGGCTCTGCTTTTAGTAAGCCACTTTTACTTACTGAGTCGTCCTATCTTTCCAGCGCTGCAAATGAAAAAAGCCTGTGATGGGCCTGCGCGCGTATGGAAGCTGGCATAATTCTAGTGTCGAGCCGGCCGCGCATCAACCGGGCTGGCTTCTCGACGCGTTTTCGAGGTGAGCCCAAGCAGGATGTTTTCGTGCGGAAACCTGTTCCAGTTGACCGGGTGGAAGCCTAATTTTGTGCGTCCGGCATATGGCCGGGCGACGGTTGCTCGTTATTCTATTCCAGCTATCTCTCTCGACATCAAACCCTTTCGACCTTGAATATCTTCCCTAGCCAATCTAAGATTCAGCACGCGTTTGTCCACCCAGGCAAGCTGCCGGCGGCTTTTTGCCTGGTCGTTCTGCTGTTTGTCGGCCTAAGCCACTCGGCGCAGGCACAGTACCAACTGCACGGCACCGTAATCGACAAAGACACGCAGCAGCCGTTGCCCTTTGCCAGCATCGGCGTGAAAAACACCGGCAGCGGCACGGCTAGCAACGAAAACGGCGAGTTTGTACTGAATCTCAAATCGTTGCCCCAAACGCTGATCGTGTCGGAGCTGGCGCACGTCCGCGACACGGTGCGCATCACCAGCGTCGACAAGCCCGTCCAGATTGCCTTGGGCTCGGCGACCATTGCCCTGCCGGAAGTGAAAGTAGGCAGCTACGCGTTTCAGCTAGTGGACCGCGCCTACCGGCAAATGCAGAAGAATTACGATAAGAAGTTCTACGGCAAGGCTTTCTACCGGCAGGTAACGCGCATCAACGACGAGCCGACCGAGTTGCAGGAAGTAGTCTGGAACGTGAAGTCGAACAACGCCCGCATCGAGGGCACCGACATCGCGCAGGGCCGTTACGCGGCTAAGCCTTCGCTGATGAACTTCAGCAACTTCTCGCTCTATACCAAGTCCTACGGCCTGTATGACGCGCAAGCCGACAGCACCAAATCTTTGGCGCTGCTGAGCCCCAACTTGGTCAAGAATTATTACCTCGAATTGGTCGGCATCCTGGAGCAAGGCGAGGGCGGCATTGCCGAAATCAAGTTTGAAACGCGCCCCGAACTGACCAAGTACCACGCCGAAGGCACCATCTGGCTCGACGTGGACACCTACAAAGTAGTGCGTTTCAAGATCGCAACGCCCAACTTTACGGCCAACGCCAGCAACCCAGCGTACAAGTTCAAGAACACCAAACTGGAGTTCGACATGGCCTTTCAGAACTCCGAAGAGCCCGCCTCGCCGCTCGATTACATCAAGACCAACCTCACTTTCGACATCCTGCAACCCGGCAAGCCGGTAGCGAAAATGAACGTCTCGTCGTTCACGTTTTTCTACGAAACCAGCGAAACGCCCGCCGACGTAAGTTACGCCAAGGTAAGCACCCGCGACCGCGACCTCGAAGCCATCAAAAACACCAAATACGACCCCGAATTCTGGGCCAATAATTCCGTGGTGAAGCGCACGCCGCTCGAAGACGAAGTAATCGAGTCGTTTGAGCAAAAAGGAGCTTTCGGTACGATGGTGCCGCCCAAAGCCAGGTCTTCTAAGTAACTGATTGATAATAGCTGATAGGTAGGCGCAAACAGAAAATCAAAGCGCAATAATCCGCGCCCCAGCCCGACGGTGCAAGCACTAGGGTCGGGGCACCCGTACTCAGTAGCGCCCGTTCATTTGAAAGATTATTTCAGATGAACGGGCGCGTTTCTTGTTAGAATGTTTATGTAAATATCTGATAATCAAATCATTATGGATTAGTTGACCACAGGCCCGCTTCCTTGATAAACACGCGGCGGTTGAGTTTAAGCTGCGCAATGATCAATTCGGCTAAGTCTTCGGTTTGCATCACCTTTTCGGGGTTGCCATCGGTCAGTTTTAGCTCCACGGCCAGCTCTGTCGCAACGGTGCTGGGCGTGAGGGCGCTAACGCGGATGTTGTGTTTGCGCACTTCCTGCATCAGCGATTCGGTGAGGCCCAGCACGGCAAACTTCGAGGCGCTGTAGGCGCTGGTAGCCGCCGCGCCGCGCTGTCCGGCCGTCGATGAAATATTGATGATATCGCCGCTCTGCCGCTCAATCATGCCCGGCAACACGGCGCGTGTAGCATAGTAGGTGCCCATCAGGTTTACCCGGATGATGTTTTCCCACTGGCTGGGCTCCAACTCCAAAAACTTGCCAAACGCCGCCGTCCCGGCGTTGTTGATAAGAATATCGATGGTGCCCAGTTCGGCGCGCACTTGTTCCACAGCCCTGTTAACCGATTCAATATCAGTAATATCGGCAACGGCTACTGCGGCTTTCACACCCAGTGCCGCTACCTCCGTTGCTACCTCCTGCAACTGGCTTTCTGTGCGGGCCAGCAACCCTACATTTACGCCTTCCTGAGCCAGTGCAAGGGCCACTGCGCGCCCGATTCCTTTGCCGGCACCCGTCACGAGTGCGTTTTTTCCTTTGAGTGATTCCATGTAAAAATGCTCTTTCAAATGTACGAGATGCTATAACCGGAACAGCCGGGCAAGGTTGCAGCTTGCGCTCCTGCGGCGCGTCGGCGGGCCGTTTCAAGCGGGCAGCACTACCTTTGTCCGGAAGCCTTGGTGTTGTACTGCCGGCGGGCCGGGCTGTGTCTCTGATTCTGTCTTATGCCTTATTCACTTCTGCTGTTTGATTACGACGGCACCCTCTGCGATTCGCGCCAAGCCATTCAACACAGCATCCAGCAGTTTTTTCTAGAAGCGGCGCTGCCCGTGCCGCCACAGGCTGAGATTCAGCGCATTCTGGAAATGGGGTTTCCCACTTTCTCGACGCTGAAAGCCTTGCAGCCCAACACGCCGCCCGAAACGGTGGCCGGCTGGGTGCCCACCTACCGCGCCATCTACGCCGAGCAGGGCGAGCCGCTTGTGCGGCCGTTTCCAGGCGCGCGGGAGGTGCTGGCTCAAGCCACGGCGCAAGGCGCTGCGGTGGTGGTTCTCAGCAACAAAGGCGCCGCTATTCTCGAAAGTTCGCTCGACCGGCTGGGGTTGTTGCCGTACGTTTCCTTGCTCATCGGCGACGGCAGCTTTCCCGATAAACAGCTGCAAATGAAGCCCAACCCCATGATTTTCCACGAGGTTGTGCAGCCGCAGTACCCGCAGGTTCGGGCTCAGGAAATCCTGATGATCGGCGACACCTCCGCTGACCTGGAGTTTGCGCGCAACAGCGGCATCGATTCGTGCTGGGCTCGGTTTGGCTTTGGAAACGCGGAAGAATGCCTCGCCTTGGACCCAACTCACCAAATTGACGAGTTAAGCGGTGTCCTGACGCTGGTATAGGGGGCAGTGACGCGGGGCCATCTATTTTAGCGCCAAAAAGCAGCGAATGAACAACGCGCCTACTGAGTGGAGCGAGCTGGAAGTGGCCGAAGTACAAGGCAAATCCCGGCTCATTAGCTGCAAAAACGTCCAGCCCCTCAAGATCCTCAACCCGCGCTCGCCTGCGGCCGGGTGCCACGCGGTGCTGTCGAGCTACGGCGGCGGCATGGTAGCCGGCGACAAAATCTGGCTGCGCCTAACGGGCCACGCCAACTCCCGCCTGTTTCTGGGTTCGCAGGCTAACACCAAGATATTCAAGTCGTTGCAAGGAGCCGCTGCCGAGCACGTTATCGAAGGAAAGTTGGGCGCAGGCGCTTTGGCCGTCGTGTTTCCCGACCCCGTAGTGATGCAGGAGCGCAGCCAGTACCGCCAAGTTCAGCAGTGGGACCTGCAACCCGATTCGCTGCTGTTAGTGATCGACTGGTTTCATTCCGGCCGCATGGACATCGGCGAGAAGTTCGTATTCACCGCATTCCACTCCGAGCTAAAAGTCGCTGTCAACCAGCGGGTTGTATTGCTGGATCGGTTTGCTTTTGCGCCACAGCACCATATTGCCACGTCGCCCGCCAACTTCGACCAGTACCAGACCATGTTTTCGGCCTATTTGGTTGGCAACCCCACCGACGCCCGTTTTCAGTACCTCGCTGATGCACTGCTCCAGTTAAAAATGAGCGACCGCACCGACCTGCATTTCGCCATAACCAATCTGGAATGCATGATTTCGGTGACCAAAGTGAAAGAAGAGGCCTACATCTTGCGCGCAATGGCCCACAGTCGGATGGCCTTGCAACCCCTCTGCGATCATCTGTTGCAAGCGTTGAGCGGTGAAGAGTTTTTTGGCTACAACCCCTTGAAACGCAAGTATTAAAGGGTGATCAAGAAAACCGACGCCTGTCATCCTGAGCTTGCGAAGGACCTTATCACGCCTGAGTAGTAGATGTTAGCAACCCTAATAAGGTCCTTCGCAAGCTCAGGATGACAGGCGGGAATCAGATTGGAACCGCTTACCGCCGATCCTCGCGGACGGATTGCAACGCTCGCTCCTTGGCTTTTTCGATGTGCTCAATGATCACATCCAAGTTGTAGCCATCCAGCGCGCGGGCAAACACAAACGGACCTTCGCCGCGCATTTTTTTGGAGTCGCGCTCCATTACGCCCAAGTCGGCGCGGACGAGCGCGGCAATGTCTATCTTGTTGATAACCAGTAAGTCAGACTGCGTGATGCCGGGTCCGCCTTTGCGTGGGATTTTGTCGCCGCCCGATACATCAATGACATAGATGGAGTAATCGACTAGCTCGCGGCTGAAATGCGCCGCCAAGTTGTCGCCGCCGCTTTCCACAAACAGGAAATCGATGTTGTAGTCGAAGCGCGTCATGAGCCCTTCCAACGCGTTCATATTCAAGGAGATATCTTCGCGGATTGCCGCGTGTGGGCAGCCGCCCGTTTCGACGCCTACAATGCGGTCTTCGCTCAGGGCGCTGTTGCGAATCAGAAATTCGGCGTCCTCGCGGGTGAAAATATCGTTGGTGACCACGCCCAGCTCGTACTGGTTGCGCAGACGCTCGCACAGGGCCTTGAGCAGCGCCGTTTTGCCCGTGCCCACCGGCCCGCCGATGCCCACCGTGAAGGCCCGCTTGCGGAAGTTTCGGTAGGAGGGCAGCTTGCGGGTTTCGCGCTCGTTGTAGTCGCCTGGTGATTCGTACGCTTCGTGGGTGTGGCCGTGGAGCAACAAAGCCAACTTCTCTACAAATGCCATAATGCGTTAATTCTGAAATAGTTTGGAGTAAACGTCTTCGTGAAAAACCTGGGCCGCATCCAGCAAAAACGCCGAGCGCGAAGCCTGAAAATACTCCGTCTCGGCGTGGCTGGCCATGAGATTTTCGAAGATGGAATAGAAATCGTGCTGCAACTTATGGCCTTCCATCGGCCCCATAAACCCCAACCGAATGGCCGCGCTGATCTGGTCGCGCAGGGCCATGTGCAGGTACATGGTCTGCACGTCGGGCAGTGAAAAACCCATGCGCTTCAAGCACAGCGCAAAGCCAAGCACGAAGTGCAGCGGAATTTGCTCCTGCACAAACCATTGGTTTACAACGTCTAAGCCTGCCTCCGGATAAAATGATTCGAGCAGCTTGAGCCAATTTTTGCCCTGGGCCACGCTGGCCCGGTGCAGCGTAGGCACCAGCATCATGGCATCGTATTCGGTGGCTATGGTGGCCAATTCTGTATTCAGATCTGGGAGCGCGAGCTTATAGCAGGAATTTATAAAGGGAAATTCCATGCTAACTGCTTGTTGCAGAAACGAATACAAATAATTGCGCAGCCCAAACGGCGTCTTCACCAAGCCAAACGTGATGCTGCTTTCCAAGCCATATGAATAAGCAAACGACCCCGTAGGGATCGCCGAATCGACAAGGTGCAGCAGCCGAGCGAGTTGAGTCATGGTAGGAAGCTAGAGCTAAGAAATTCCTATGCTTGTTGATGGGAGGGAAGGCCAAAGGTTGGGGTGGTTAGCTAAAGTTAGAAGCTTGGACTAGAAACCTGTCTGTCATGCAGAGCGCAGCGAAGCATCTCTCCCGCTTCGTTGAGATATGTAACCAGTAGAGATGCTTCGCTGCGCTCTGCATGACCGCCTTTCAGAATAACTAAACATCGGCCTTTACCACCCCCAGCCCCACCTTAAAAAAGGAGGGGAGCTTAGCTCTAGCTCTAGTATCTAAAACAAGTTGTACAGCTGCGCCAGCGGCAGCTTGGTCGCAGGCTCGCAGGTCAGGTGTACGCCGTCGACGGTGACTTTGTAAGTTTCCGGATCTACTTGAATGTTAGGTAGATAGTCGTTCAATGCCATGTCCTTCTTCGAGATGTTACGGCAGTTCTTGACGGCTACGATCTGCTTCTGCAAGCCGTAATGCTGTTGCACATGCGCAACCGATGCCTGCGACACAAACACCATCGACGTTTTGCCAATGGCCGCACCGAAAGAACCGAACATCGGCCTAGAGATAGAGGGCTGCGGCGTCGGGATGGAGGCGTTGGCGTCGCCCATCTGCGATTGCACGATGATGCCGCCTTTGATGATCATTTCGGGCCGAGAACCGAAAAACGCTGGTTTCCAGAGCACTAAATCAGCCAGCTTGCCAAGCTCCACCGAACCGATTTCCTCTGAAAAGCCGTGCGCACGGGCCGGATTGATGGTGTATTTGGCGACGTAGCGCTTGGCTCTGAAATTATCTGTTTGGGTATCAGAGTCTTCTGGAAGCAAGCCGCGTTGCTGTTTCATCTTGTGCGCGGTTTGCCAGGTACGCGTCAGGACTTCGCCCACGCGGCCCATCGCCTGCGAGTCGGAGGAAATGATGCTGAGCGCGCCTAAATCGTGCAGAATATCCTCAGTAGCAATGGTTTCGCCCCGGATGCGGCTTTCGGCAAAGGCCACGTCTTCGGGAATGTTGCGATCAAGATGGTGGCAAACCATGAGCATGTCGAGGTGCTCGTCGATGGTGTTCACCGTGAAGGGCCGCGTCGGGTTTGTGGAGGACGGGATGACGTTCGGCTCCCCGCAGATTTTAATGATGTCGGGCGCGTGGCCGCCACCGGCGCCTTCGGTGTGGTAGGCGTGTATCGTTCTGCCTTTGAACGCGTTGGTGGAAGTCTCGACGAAGCCGCTTTCGTTCAGGGTATCAGTATGAATGCACACCTGCACGTCGTATTGGTCGGCGATGGCGAGGCAGTTGTCGATGGCAGCGGGCGTGGTGCCCCAATCTTCGTGCAGCTTAAACCCCAGAGCGCCAGCCTCGACCTGCTCGATCAGGCCTTCGGGCTTGGAGGAGTTGCCTTTGCCCAGAAAACCGAAATTCAGCGGATACGCTTCGGTCGCCTTCAGCATCATTTCGATGTAGAAAGCACCGGGCGTGCAGGTCGTGGCGGTGGTGCCCGCCGCCGGGCCGGTGCCGCCGCCTACCATCGTGGTCACGCCCGACGCCAAGGCTTCGTTAATCTGCTGAGGGCTAATGAAATGTATGTGGCAATCGATGCCGCCGGCCGTCAGGATCTGGCCTTCACCAGCAATTACTTCCGTAGTTACGCCGACTACCATGCCGGGCGTAACGCTGGGCATAATGTGCGGGTTGCCGGCCTTGCCAATCCCAACGATCCGGCCGCCTTTAATGCCGATATCGGCTTTGTAAATGCCGGTGTAGTCGATTACTAATGCGTTGGTAATGAGCAAGTCCAACGCATCAGCCTGCCCAATTCCGGCGGCTTGGCCCATGCCATCGCGAAGCACTTTGCCGCCGCCAAACTTGCACTCCTCGCCGTAGACGCAATAGTCCTTTTCGACTTCTACGATTAGGTCGGTATCGCCTAGGCGCACTTTGTCGCCTACAGTGGGGCCGTACATATCGGCGTACGCGCGCCGGTCGATAGGTAGGGACATAGAATATGTTTAATGTGTTGATTCCTGAATCAGTGCTAGAACTCACGCATTACTTCAGCGACAAGTGCCGCTGAATCACTGCTCAACCGTCGGAAGTGACCTTGTAAACCTACATGGGATATTTTCCCCTCTTCATTGATTGAAAGCCTTTTCTCAAAGCCAGGTTTCTGACCAAAGCGGAGGTTGCTCACTATCTCAGTTGATAGATTAAAATCAAATCTTAAACCTGTTCCAGTCCCTAGAGCAACATTTTCAATACAACTCCTAGGAATACGATGTCCTAGCTCAGGGTTCTGCTTTAGTAGCTTATGGGCCGAAGTGTCCCATAATTCGTTGTTGAACCTGGATATGTTTTGTCCTTTTAGGTACTCTTCAGCGTCAAGAATGCTCGTCACCCGCATTCGGCCAATTATAAATAGTTGGCCATTTTTTATCGAC
This window encodes:
- a CDS encoding glycoside hydrolase family 3 N-terminal domain-containing protein; translated protein: MILLLHPAAGSAQGHKKHPKKKKTTHTAAHHAAVHRHSSEAVAKRQVSNYKSNTKKSKSAAAKPKNGPVPFAAQLTKSRWVDSVMATLTPDQRVAQLFMVAAYSNKTRIDEDSVSTLIQQYGIGGLIFFQGGPVRQSKLLNRYQSQAKVPLLVAMDAEWGLGMRLDSTTRFPYQMSMGGVRDTQLLYDMGQEIARQFKRTGMHVNFAPVVDVNNNAANPVIGYRSWGENRENVTAKSYQYMKGMQDAGVLAVAKHFPGHGDTDTDSHLALPLIRVDQRRLDTLEIFPFRNLMRRGLGGIMIAHLNIPALDSTGMPSTLSKPIVTGMVKQKMGFEGVVFTDAMNMKGVISKYPPGDADVRALIAGNDVLEFSKNIPLALKMVREAINRKELSQADIDARCRKVLALKQWAGLDHYKPIELKNLYQDLNTSHANYLTHKLSELSVTVLRNQKDLLPLQRLDTLRIATLTIGTRDTTDFQRMAADYATVHHYWLSATATLNELTQMRETLKPYNTLLIGINNLGRLPATNFGVTPETNILLRELTGQKQKVIVSVFGNAYAVAKIRDLERADAVVLAYQESKNAQDVTAEIIFGGISAVGKLPVSVTDRYTNGYGLVTKGGIRLSYGYPEDAGMNPNFELRVDSLMNQALAAKAFPGCEVLVARKGRVVLRKSYGTHSFADSPSQAGKPSRPVLNTDIYDLASVTKVSATLPSLMKLQDEGKFNPDMTMGQLFPEFVGTNKQDLKLRDVLTHQARLKAWIPFWQEYTRPKGFFNRLFGKRPAAATVSAKQPSEMSRRFFRPDSSGRFPLQVADDLWARKDFPNRIHKEIGESPLNEKPGYVYSDLSFIMYPAFVKAASGKPINQFVQDAIYKPLGATTMGYNPTYRFPLARIAPTEYDSLFRHTQLHGTVHDEGASLLGGVSGHAGMFGNANDLAKVVQMYAWNGRYGGQQLIKAETMAEYERCQFCPDNRRALGFDRPANNPSINSAKDASPRSFGHTGYTGTYFWVDPQYDLVVVMLSNRVNPTRRNNKISDLSVRSRLLQTAIEAVKSERPQVESTVPKEE
- a CDS encoding carboxypeptidase-like regulatory domain-containing protein, whose protein sequence is MNIFPSQSKIQHAFVHPGKLPAAFCLVVLLFVGLSHSAQAQYQLHGTVIDKDTQQPLPFASIGVKNTGSGTASNENGEFVLNLKSLPQTLIVSELAHVRDTVRITSVDKPVQIALGSATIALPEVKVGSYAFQLVDRAYRQMQKNYDKKFYGKAFYRQVTRINDEPTELQEVVWNVKSNNARIEGTDIAQGRYAAKPSLMNFSNFSLYTKSYGLYDAQADSTKSLALLSPNLVKNYYLELVGILEQGEGGIAEIKFETRPELTKYHAEGTIWLDVDTYKVVRFKIATPNFTANASNPAYKFKNTKLEFDMAFQNSEEPASPLDYIKTNLTFDILQPGKPVAKMNVSSFTFFYETSETPADVSYAKVSTRDRDLEAIKNTKYDPEFWANNSVVKRTPLEDEVIESFEQKGAFGTMVPPKARSSK
- a CDS encoding 3-ketoacyl-ACP reductase; the protein is MESLKGKNALVTGAGKGIGRAVALALAQEGVNVGLLARTESQLQEVATEVAALGVKAAVAVADITDIESVNRAVEQVRAELGTIDILINNAGTAAFGKFLELEPSQWENIIRVNLMGTYYATRAVLPGMIERQSGDIINISSTAGQRGAAATSAYSASKFAVLGLTESLMQEVRKHNIRVSALTPSTVATELAVELKLTDGNPEKVMQTEDLAELIIAQLKLNRRVFIKEAGLWSTNP
- a CDS encoding HAD family hydrolase, which produces MPYSLLLFDYDGTLCDSRQAIQHSIQQFFLEAALPVPPQAEIQRILEMGFPTFSTLKALQPNTPPETVAGWVPTYRAIYAEQGEPLVRPFPGAREVLAQATAQGAAVVVLSNKGAAILESSLDRLGLLPYVSLLIGDGSFPDKQLQMKPNPMIFHEVVQPQYPQVRAQEILMIGDTSADLEFARNSGIDSCWARFGFGNAEECLALDPTHQIDELSGVLTLV
- a CDS encoding urease accessory protein UreD, translating into MNNAPTEWSELEVAEVQGKSRLISCKNVQPLKILNPRSPAAGCHAVLSSYGGGMVAGDKIWLRLTGHANSRLFLGSQANTKIFKSLQGAAAEHVIEGKLGAGALAVVFPDPVVMQERSQYRQVQQWDLQPDSLLLVIDWFHSGRMDIGEKFVFTAFHSELKVAVNQRVVLLDRFAFAPQHHIATSPANFDQYQTMFSAYLVGNPTDARFQYLADALLQLKMSDRTDLHFAITNLECMISVTKVKEEAYILRAMAHSRMALQPLCDHLLQALSGEEFFGYNPLKRKY
- the ureG gene encoding urease accessory protein UreG, encoding MAFVEKLALLLHGHTHEAYESPGDYNERETRKLPSYRNFRKRAFTVGIGGPVGTGKTALLKALCERLRNQYELGVVTNDIFTREDAEFLIRNSALSEDRIVGVETGGCPHAAIREDISLNMNALEGLMTRFDYNIDFLFVESGGDNLAAHFSRELVDYSIYVIDVSGGDKIPRKGGPGITQSDLLVINKIDIAALVRADLGVMERDSKKMRGEGPFVFARALDGYNLDVIIEHIEKAKERALQSVREDRR
- a CDS encoding urease accessory protein UreF produces the protein MTQLARLLHLVDSAIPTGSFAYSYGLESSITFGLVKTPFGLRNYLYSFLQQAVSMEFPFINSCYKLALPDLNTELATIATEYDAMMLVPTLHRASVAQGKNWLKLLESFYPEAGLDVVNQWFVQEQIPLHFVLGFALCLKRMGFSLPDVQTMYLHMALRDQISAAIRLGFMGPMEGHKLQHDFYSIFENLMASHAETEYFQASRSAFLLDAAQVFHEDVYSKLFQN
- the ureC gene encoding urease subunit alpha gives rise to the protein MSLPIDRRAYADMYGPTVGDKVRLGDTDLIVEVEKDYCVYGEECKFGGGKVLRDGMGQAAGIGQADALDLLITNALVIDYTGIYKADIGIKGGRIVGIGKAGNPHIMPSVTPGMVVGVTTEVIAGEGQILTAGGIDCHIHFISPQQINEALASGVTTMVGGGTGPAAGTTATTCTPGAFYIEMMLKATEAYPLNFGFLGKGNSSKPEGLIEQVEAGALGFKLHEDWGTTPAAIDNCLAIADQYDVQVCIHTDTLNESGFVETSTNAFKGRTIHAYHTEGAGGGHAPDIIKICGEPNVIPSSTNPTRPFTVNTIDEHLDMLMVCHHLDRNIPEDVAFAESRIRGETIATEDILHDLGALSIISSDSQAMGRVGEVLTRTWQTAHKMKQQRGLLPEDSDTQTDNFRAKRYVAKYTINPARAHGFSEEIGSVELGKLADLVLWKPAFFGSRPEMIIKGGIIVQSQMGDANASIPTPQPSISRPMFGSFGAAIGKTSMVFVSQASVAHVQQHYGLQKQIVAVKNCRNISKKDMALNDYLPNIQVDPETYKVTVDGVHLTCEPATKLPLAQLYNLF